The Maniola hyperantus chromosome 12, iAphHyp1.2, whole genome shotgun sequence genome has a segment encoding these proteins:
- the LOC117986812 gene encoding uncharacterized protein → MKHQEVSVDYWAMLKTMFTYGALTALCWIMLRLFHAVFTLPRRLRSQQENIQNTLKDLQKRFPDLNITEEDLMNAEKELEELTKESEENSEHPPQNTSDKKIPEIVETLEEDKKDI, encoded by the exons ATGAAGCACCAGGAAGTGTCAGTGGATTACTGGGCGATGCTGAAGACGATGTTCACGTACGGCGCGTTGACGGCACTGTGTTGGATAATGCTGCGGCTTTTCCACGCTGTGTTTACACTGCCGAGGCGACTGCGATCCCAGCAGGAGAACATTCAGAACACACTGAAAGATCTACAG aaaAGATTTCCTGATTTGAACATAACAGAAGAAGATCTGATGAACGCTGAAAAAGAGTTGGAGGAACTTACTAAAGAAAGTGAAGAAAACTCGGAACACCCACCTCAAAATACGAGCGACAAGAAGATACCAGAAATAGTGGAAACTTTAGAAGAGGACAAGAAAGACATTTAA
- the LOC117987100 gene encoding sorting nexin-4-like, translating into MSAEDSPIKSSRSLTKIETVEDFENQDTLLKHVDISIVESEKRANGTLHVRDHYTVYLIDLKVTDPDYKIVQSKISTIWRRYTEFEQIHDYLQVTYPHVVIPPLPEKRVLYGWRKSDTTDPEFVERRRAGLENFLLRVACHPRLCFDDQFINFLQQEHGWRETITDSGYLLQAENKLKSLSVSIRLKKPDPEIEGVKNYGKQLETNLGNFLYTRSKIIEKNYALCKLHANYGKLFSEWSVIEKEMGDGLQKAGHYFDSIADSIESVAEDEEQLADQLKEYLFYAAALQQLCANHEALQRALENAHDALNNRISERNRAAAGKSGIMSRIFGTTDPDIVRDQSTRALDAKIIADREAIEKAKRDLEDFTKKTSVEIEYFQKQKDKDLHESLVGFITLQVKAAKKNLQAWTQIKECLQNMP; encoded by the exons ATGTCGGCCGAGGACTCGCCGATAAAATCATCGAGATCTCTAACCAAAATAGAGACTGTGGAGGACTTTGAGaaccaa GATACGCTATTAAAACATGTTGATATATCGATTGTGGAGTCGGAGAAGCGAGCTAACGGCACGTTGCATGTGCGAGACCATTACACTGTTTACTTGATTGATTTGAA GGTAACAGATCCAGATTACAAGATTGTTCAGTCAAAGATAAGTACAATATGGAGACGGTACACAGAGTTTGAACAGATTCACGACTACCTGCAAGTCACATATCCACATGTTGTCATTCCACCACTGCCTGAGAAAAGA GTACTATATGGATGGCGTAAATCAGACACCACTGATCCAGAGTTTGTAGAGAGACGCCGAGCCGGACTGGAGAACTTCCTGCTTCGAGTGGCGTGTCACCCGCGGCTGTGCTTCGACGATCAGTTCATCAACTTTCTGCAGCAGGAACACGGCTGGAGGGAGACCATCACTGACAGTG GATATTTGCTTCAAGCAGAAAACAAACTAAAGTCACTGTCAGTGTCAATCAGACTGAAGAAACCTGATCCGGAGATCGAAGGCGTCAAAAACTATGGAAAACAGCTAGAAACCAATTTAGGAAATTTTCTATACACAAG ATCCAAAATCATAGAGAAAAATTATGCGCTATGTAAATTGCACGCCAACTATGGAAAACTATTTAGTGAATGGAGCGTCATTGAGAAGGAAATGGGTGATGGATTACAAAAAGCGGGACATTACTTTG ATTCAATAGCGGATTCCATAGAATCGGTGGCAGAAGATGAGGAACAGTTAGCGGACCAACTCAAAGAGTATTTGTTCTACGCGGCCGCCTTGCAACAGCTCTGCGCTAACCATGAGGCATTGCAGAGAGCGTTAGAAAATGCACATGATGCACTAAACAATCG AATATCAGAACGCAACAGGGCCGCGGCGGGCAAGTCCGGCATAATGTCGCGTATCTTCGGCACCACCGACCCGGATATAGTGCGGGATCAGAGCACGCGCGCGCTCGATGCCAAGATCATCGCGGACAGAGAGGCCATCGAGAAGGCCAAGAGAGATCTAGA AGACTTCACAAAAAAGACATCAGTAGAGATTGAATATTTCCAGAAACAAAAAGACAAGGACTTGCACGAATCACTCGTCGGTTTTATTACTCTACAAGTCAAGGCGGCGAAAAAG AACTTGCAAGCCTGGACACAAATCAAAGAATGCCTGCAAAACATGCCCTGA